From the Nematostella vectensis chromosome 7, jaNemVect1.1, whole genome shotgun sequence genome, the window cccccctctttgggctaccagaaagccatatgttacaaaaaacatttccccctctcccctttgTCGCTGAGCCCGCTCAAACTGTGTCGTATTTACTGCCTTCTGACTTGGTCAATCTCGTCCCCAGAGCTTtatgggtaattttcaatatcaaCTAGACGTTATACTTGCACCTTTATGGCTGCTGGTTGTCGGCGCCTGGTTGAGTGGCTAGTGTCTAACTAGTTAACGTTGCCGAGTCGTTATCCTCCTTGACCGGCGTGCTTCTTTGGCTAAAACTGCCGGTTTAATGGCCGCAGCCGGCTTCTCGTTCATCTAGATGTCTAATCAGGGCATCGCCAGGCTGTTATTCGGCACTATGTAGCGGTCCAGTGGTGCTTGTCAGTGTTTGGAGTCAGGAGGCACCATTCTCTACGTTCCTCAGTCCCTCCTTTTCAAGCACCCTTAGCATAACTTAGCAAGTTTTAGCAATTTAAAATTGAGGATGACCGCGCGCTCCTGGGTCTAGCCCCTGCTGCGGCTTGGGCGCCCCCGGTTATTCAGGTCTTCGCACGCATCCTCTTTGAGAGGTTAGCAAATCTCGCTCTACTCAACACTGGATTCGCGTTTTCGCCCCTCCCACCTCACCCTTATGGTAGCATGCCAACTAACTAGGTAAGTATATTGAAGGTGTGACGGGTATCCCCCTGGAGGGCGGGGAGCTGTGGCCCGGAGGCCCGGCTCCTCGGGTGCGCTTGGTTAGGCGGTAACCAAGCTGACCTGACCTCTGACCTGACCCCAAACTTATCCAATCAGACAATGAGTTTAATTTCAATATCAActagacgccatattgaaaattacccagaagaccttGAAGACGAGATTGGGCGATAACTTCCAACGAATAAATATTCTCACAACATCAAaacgctgaaaaaaaaaaacagctttgGACAGCGAAAAATATTCAAAGACAAGCGAAGTGTCTTGCTTGTGATTtgtcaaaagacaaaaaaaaaaaacattccagACATATTTTCGTTGTTTAAAGGTCTAACCAGTCGTTGTGTAAACCGTTGGTACATAAGTTACAAAATGGAAACTTAAGCAATCAACTGTACCTTTTTTTGAtttgtaaaaagaaaagaaaaccttTTTATTGAGTTTATCGATATGTGCGTGCAATTGAACCTGACGGGCAACCTGCTGTGCAAATTACTCTATTTGTGATGTTTTCAACTTATAGTGACGCGATTTCTGGTATCGGCGAGCAAAGGCGCCAAATGGACAACCAACAATAGCTCCACGTGGTCTCAGCGAGAGCAGGTCTTTTTCAGTTACTTTTtatcaacaaaaacaaattcacCTAAGAATCCTAGACAGTTCCTTCGATCGcaaaaattgccttaaaatgCTAGAAATATTTAACCGTTTAAAAGGAGTTCAAATTTTTAGACTAGTTGCTTCGTTTGTAAgccttgtttttcttgttcatTCAACAAGTTTTCTGATTTTAAGATACGTCGGACACAACTCTGTGACCATAGCTTCTGTCTATATCATTTGCTTTGTTTCTATCTGGGTTTTCTTGTCCCGAATAATCAAGATAATCTACAAGAAGAGAAAAACTGAACGAGAGAGCCTGATGAACGCTTTAAGGACGGTCGAGACGTCGAAAATTCCTTACGTTGTTGACAGGTTTCTGGAACTTGACCGCGCAGGGGAAATGGCGGATGAGAGAATTGCACAACTCCCTATCGACAAGCGATGTGCGGTTTGTTTCAGCACCGAGGCGTGTATCACAACTCTACCTTGCGCACACAAAGTTGTCTGTGGTTGGTGTGCGTGGCAGTCATTGAAAATCTCATTCGAAGATGGTTCGCCGCATCGATGCGTCATTTGTAGAACTGAGATTGAAGACTTTACGGGCAGTCTGATAAAAAATTTGATGCATATCAAATGGAAAGACGTCAAGAAAATCATCAACGAAATCAAGGAGTAACAAAGGGGGCGTTTTTTCTCGTTATCACGTTTTTCCGAGAAAAAGCCTGAGAAACCTTCAAGTATACTCTACGTACGATCAGTCTAAAAAAAGGATGAGATTGAAAGATCACGATCGTGAAACGGCACGGTCTTATCTGtcgaaaaacaacaacaaatacaaGCTCAAGTCTCAACAACAAAATTAATTAATGATGCTTATTGGGAAT encodes:
- the LOC5508217 gene encoding mitochondrial E3 ubiquitin protein ligase 1, coding for MLEIFNRLKGVQIFRLVASFVSLVFLVHSTSFLILRYVGHNSVTIASVYIICFVSIWVFLSRIIKIIYKKRKTERESLMNALRTVETSKIPYVVDRFLELDRAGEMADERIAQLPIDKRCAVCFSTEACITTLPCAHKVVCGWCAWQSLKISFEDGSPHRCVICRTEIEDFTGSLIKNLMHIKWKDVKKIINEIKE